Within Gemmatimonadota bacterium, the genomic segment CCGAGCGCGTTCTTCCAGCCGAGGCCCTGCTCCTCGATGGGCGCGGCCTCGGGCTCCGGTCCGACGAGGGCCGGATCGCCCGCACCGTGCATCTTGCCGAACGTGTGCCCGCCGGCGGTGAGCGCGACCGTCTCCTCGTCGTTCATCGCCATGCGCTTGAACGTCTCGCGGATGTCACGCGCAGAGGCGAGCGGGTCCGGTTTGCCGTTGGGACCTTCGGGGTTCACGTAGATGAGCCCCATCTGCACCGCGGCGAGCGGATCCTCGAGCTCCCGCTCCCCGGAGTAGCGCTTGTCACCGAGCCACTCGGCCTCGGCGCCCCAGTAGATGTCCTCCTCCGGCGCCCAGATGTCGGCGCGACCGCCGCCGAAGCCGAACGTCTTGAAGCCCATCGTCTCCATCGCGACGTTGCCGGCGAGGATCATCAGGTCGGCCCAGGAGATCTTGCGGCCGTACTTCTGCTTGACCGGCCAGAGCAGGCGGCGCGCCTTGTCGAGGTTGCCGTTGTCGGGCCAGCTGTTGAGCGGGGCGAATCGCTGCGAGCCGTTGCCGGCGCCGCCGCGGCCATCAGCGGTGCGATAGGTGCCCGCGCTGTGCCACGCCATGCGGATGAAGAGCGGTCCGTAGTGCCCGTAGTCGGCGGGCCACCACGGCTGCGAGTCGGTCATGAGGGCGGCGAGGTCCTTCCGCAGCGCGTCAAGGTCGAGCGTCTCGAACTCGGCCGCGTAGTCGAAGCCGGCATCCATCGGGTCGGAGAGCGACGAATGCTGGTGGAGGATGCCGAGGTTCAGTTGCTCGGGCCACCAGTCGCGATTGGTCGTGCCGCCGGCGGTCGCCGCCTTCGGGGCGTCATGCATCACGGGGCACTTGCCGCCGTTCTCACCGCTCTTGCCGTTCATCGTTCGCTCCGTACGGGACTGAGTGTCCATCCTCTCACTCAGTAAAGCTACGCGAGCCCTCATCGGTTTCCCGACGGTTCACCGATCCAGCATCTCCGTCATTCGCGGCGGATCGTGAGTTCGAGCATCTCGGCGGGCAGTTCCCGTTCGAACACCTCGCCGTCGACCGCGCTCACGTGGTAGACCTTCGCGTCCTCGCGGGTGTGCACCACGCGGGCGACCGTCTGGCCCTCGAAGAGGATCCCCGCGTCGTTGTCGCAGGCGTATCCCGGCTGCAGCGCCCCGGAGCCGATGAGCTCCTGATAGAGGGGACGCCGTCCAGGTTCGCCATCGTAGTGCGGCGAGTGGCTCGCCTTGAGGAAGCCGAGGCCTTTCACCACCGAGAGGCGCTTGGGCCGCGAGTCGGTGGTGCCTTCCTCGAACCAGCAGAGGCCGCCGGCGCTCGCGCCGCCGAGGACGATCCCGCGCTCCCACGCTTCGCGCAGCACGAGGTCGATGCCCTGCGCGCGCCAGATGGCCTGCTGGTTCAGCGTGTTGCCGCCGGAGGCGACGATCGCATCCATGGAGAGGAGGACCTCCTCCCAATCCTCCGTCTGGGTCAGGCTCTCGATGAAGACGCGCTGGACGTGCGGCTCCACGGCGAGCGGCGCGCAGTCGGCGTAGAAGCGATTGATCGCCTCGGGCGAATCGCCGACGGCGGTGGGGAGGTAGCAGATGCGCGGACGGACCTTGCCGGTGAGGGCCGCCATGTACGCGAGGAAGGGCGTCCGGAATCCGCCGCCGGCGACGAGGATGCGGGAGGTCGTGTTGGTGGCGGGCATCGCTGGAAGATACTGCGGGAGCGTGGCCAGCCACCCGCGACGGCCTCACCGCACCCAGCGCACCGGCGGGCCCACCTGCGCCGCCGCGATCGCCTCGGGCGTGAACGCGACGTCGATCCACTCCTGGCGTGCGTACACGGCCGTCATGTCGGCGAAGTGCGGCGATGCCGGATTGGTCGACTGCGAGTAGGTGACGATGAACCGCCCCGTGGGCCCCCCGGCGCCGAGGGTCACGGCGTGGATGTAGCTGTCACCGTGGTAGATCTCGGTGATCCCCTTGGCGGGCTCGAAGGCCGCCGGGGAGACCATGTGATAGGTGTAGCTCGCACCCGAGAGCGCGAGCCGCTGCCCTCCGCGGGTCGTCGACTGGAGCGCCTCCAATGGTGCGTCGAGCGCGAGCGACGCGCCCGTGAAGCGAAGCGCGGCGCGCGCGAGGATCCGACGCGTCTCGTCCGAGGCGACGAATCCGCGCGGAGTACCCACCGGGTCGGCGGGATCGAAGGGCACCCGCCAGAACCGCGGCGCCCACGCGAAGCCGGTCATCGGGATGCGCTCGAATCCGCGCGCGAACTCGGCGAAGAGGGCCGATCCCCGGGAGGAGAGCCGGTCGGTGCGGTCCCACGCCGCCAGCACGCGGCACGGCTCGGTCAGGTCCGCGGCCCAGCCGTCGACCAGCGTGACGCGGGGAGTCGCGCGGCAGTCCGCGAGCAGGTCGTCGAGCACCAGTTCGGCGAGGAGGTTGCGCGACGCGAAGAAGCGCGCCTCCCAGGAGGCAGGTGTGAGCCTCTCAGCCGCCGCACCGAGGTGGGCGCGCGCATACAGCGACGCGATCCGCGTCCGTTCCCCGCGCGCCGTGCGCTCCGGTCCGATCACCTGCAGATAGCCCTCGAGCGTCGCGCCGGGCATCGGGCTCGGGAACCAGTGGCTGTCGTTCGAGTTGAGCGTGACGTCCTGCCGGATGGTCCACGGCCGCAGCTCGGCGGGGATGATCCCCGGCTGCGGCGCGCGCGGGTCGCGTGTCCACGCGCACTGCGGATCGGATCCGTTCAGGACCGTGACGTCGGCGAGGTTCTCGTACGCGCGCGCAGCGCTGGTGACGCGGCACCGCGCGAGCTGCGCATCGGTCACGTAGCCGGCGACGGAGATGTTCGCGAAGAGCACCTCGCCGTGCCGGTCCGCGGCGGTGATGTTGGACCAGGGCGATCCCTGATGCCGGACGAGCGCATCGCGGATGTCGTGCACCGACCGGGCGCTCGCGATCGCGAGGAACGTGTCGGCCATCCGCACGTTGCCCCGCTCGGGGTCGGCGAACGCGTAGGCGCGGTCACGCGTCCAGGGGAGGGCGGGCGTCACGATCACCGGACCGTAACGCGTCTCCCAGATCGTGTGCGTGCGGCGACCGCCCGCGGTGGGGATCTCGACGACCACTGCCCGCATCGCGAGGGTCGAGTCGCCGACGCGATACCGTGTCGGGTCGGCGGGATCGAGCGTGAGCTCGTAGATGGTGCTGCGCTTGTCGGTCGTGTGCGTGTCGGACCAGCCGATCGACTCCGAGAAGCCGATCATCGGGACGGGAACGCCGTAGAGCGTCGACCCGAAGAGGTCGAGCCGCCCGGGCACGGTGAGATGCATGGCGTAGAGCCGCTCGGAGCCGCGCCAGGGGAAGTGCGGATTCGAGAACGTGAACCCGCCGCCGGACGCGCCGAGCACGGCGCGGCCGGCGGCGAGCGCGTTGCTGCCGCCCGTTGGACCGCCCAACGCGGCGAGCGCACGCAGCGCGTCCGGGCGTGCGCTCTCCGTGGCGGCGTCGGCTCCCGCGTCGGAACGCCCTGGCGGCGCCGCGACGCCGATCTCCTTGATGAGGAGCATCGACGTCATGATGAGCGGCACCTGCGTGATGCGCCGCCAGATGTCTTCCTCGGTGAGCGGCCGGAACCAGGGCTGCGCACGGCACGCCTCACCCGGGAGTGCCGCCGCGCGCACGTGCCGGTTGAACCCCGCGACATACCCGCGCACGAGCGCGTGGACATCCGCCGACGCGGCGCGGCGCGCGGCGTCGACTGCGGCCGGATCGAGGAGATACCGGTGGACGGCATCACTCTCGACATTGGTGAGCCGCACGCCGACGAAGTCGTCGACGTATGAACTGTCGGGCCCGATGGACCGGCTGCGCTCGCCGGCGAGGGTGACGGTCTTCTCCAGCATCAGGCACAGGTTCTCGCGGGCGAAGGCCCACCCGTACCCTTCGCCGGCGCCGGCGAGCGTCGTCGCGCGCACATGCGGCATCCCGTAGGCGGTATAGCGCACTTCGACGGCATCGGGCGTCTGCGCGACGAGCCGGCCGAACGCGAGACCAAGCGAGAGTCCGAACGAGAGTCCGAGCGTCGCGCGCCGCACCGCCACCCTCCGTCGACCGAGCCCTGTCATCGTCGCTCCCGTTTCCTAGTGGTCACTAGCTTATTTCGGAAACGTCACTAGCTTCTTCCGACAAGTCAACCTGCCGAGGATCGCCTGACCGACCGCCGTGACGCCGCGATGCCCGAGGGTCCATCCCGCGGGGGGCCGCTCGCGGCCGACGAGGTGGCCCGGGCCACGTTGCGTGATCGTGTCGGCGAGGAGCTCGGCGTCTCGGCATGGTTGCCCATCTCGCAGGCGCGGATCGACGCCTTCGCGGCGGCCACAGATGACATCGAGCCGCTGCACAACGATCCCGCCTGGTGCGCCACGCACAGCCCGTACGGCCGCCCCATCGCGCACGGATTCCTCACGCTCTCGCTCCTCACGCACTTCCTCCATGACATCACCGCGCACGCGATCGCCGGGGACAGCGCCCGCACCGGCTTCCCGCTCAACTACGGCTTCGATCGCGTGCGATTCCTCGCACCGGTGCCGGTGGACTCGCGGATCCGCTGCCGAGTCCGACTGCTCGCTGCCGAGCCGCGCGGGACGGGCGAGTTCTTCCGCTTCGGCGTCACGGTAGAAGTCGAAGGGGCGGGACGGCCGGCGCTGGTCGCCGACTGGCTCTCGCTCTGGGTCTCGGATCCCCGCGCGCATGAGCGGACCGATGGCTGAGTCGCCCGCGGAGGACCGGCACGAGGCGGGCGCGTGGGGGCTCGCCCTCCTGCTCTTCGCGGCGAACTGCCTCTCGTTCGTCGACCGGCAGGTCCTCACGCTGCTCGTGAAGCCGATGCGCGCCGACCTCGGCATCAGCGACGTGCAGATGAGCTTGTTGCAGGGACTCGCGTTCGCGAGCCTCTACGCCGTCCTCGGGCTCCCGCTCGGTCGACTCGCCGACCGGACCCATCGGCCTCGGTTGATGGCCGCCGGGATCGCGCTCTGGAGCACGATGACGATCGCCTCGGCCTTCGCCGGGAGCTACGCCCTGCTCTTCCTCGCGCGCATGGGGGTCGCCGTGGGCGAGGCGGCGCTCGCCCCCGCCGCGGTCTCCCTGCTCGCTGACCGATTCCCCCGATCACGCGCCGGTCGCGCCATCGGGCTCTTCCAGGCCGGCATCTTCGCGGGCTCGGCGCTCGCGTTGCTCGCGGGCGGCTGGCTCCTCGCCGCCTTCGACGCGGGCGACCTCGCCTGGGTCCGGGCGCTCGGGATCACCGCGGGATGGCGTGCGGTCCTCCTCGTGGTGGGCGCACCGGGATGGCTCGTCGCCGCCCTGCTCCTCCTCGCCGATGAGCCGCGCCGCACGTCGGCCCCCGCCGCAGCGCAGCTGCCGCTCGTCGCGTCGCTCCGATGGATGTGGGCACGGCGCGACATCTACGGGGGGGTGATCGTCGCCTTCACCGCGGTCACCGTCCTCGCGTACGGATCGCTCGCGTGGGCGCCGACGGTGCTCGTCCGCGTGCACGGCATCGCGTCGGCCGATGCAGGTGTTCGCCTCGGACTCGGCATGCTGATCGCCGGCCCGCTCGGCGTCCTCGGCGCGGGGTGGCTCGTCGACCGTCTCGCCTCGCGCGGGCGGTCCGACGCGCCGATCGTCGCCGCGATCGGCGGGGTGCTCGCATTCGCGGTCGTCGTCCCCGCCTTCGCGCTCGCGCCGAGCCTGGCGATCGCGACCGCGACCGCCGTTGCCCTGGCGCTGGTGCAAGGCTATCCGTACGGGATCGCGAGCACCTCGCTCGCGATGGTCACGCCTCCGGAGATGCGAGGGCAAGTGGTGGCCTTCTACCTGCTGGTCTCGAACCTGCTCGGCCTGAGCCTCGGTCCGCTGCTCGTCGCGCTGGGCACCGAGCGGATCTTCCACGACGACGCAGCGGTCGGGTGGTCGCTTGCGTTGCTGCCGCTGCTCACCGCGCCGCTCGCGCTCGCGGGGCTCCAGCGTGCGCGCGCGGCGTACGCGCGCGCCTGGCGGGAGGCGCAGGGATGAGCCGACGCGCGGCCTCCCGGGCGCGGGCCGCGCGCCCGTCCGCGCCGTCCGGCGTCGCCTTCCGCGACACGGTCGCCGGACGGCAGCGGGCCGTCACCGGCCGGACGAAGGGGGAACGCACGCGAGACCGGATCTTCCTCGCGACCATCGATCTGCTCAACGAGGTCGGCTACCGCGAGATGAAGGTGTCCGACGTCTGCGCGCGCGCCGAGGTCACGCCGCCGGTCCTGTATCTCTACTTCGAGAACAAGCTCGCGCTGACGACCGCGGTGCTCCGGGCATTCCTCGATGACTTCCTCGCCCGCCCCGCCTCGACGGAGCGCCCCACGGGCCGGAGCGCATACGCGGCGATCCACGCGGCGAACCGCGACTGGATCGCCGCCGCGCGCCGGAACGCCGGGCTGGTCCGCTGCCTGCTCCAGCTCGCCGACGACGAGCCCACCTTCGCGCGCCTCTTCGCCGATGCGAACGACCAGTGGTATCGGCGGATCTCCGCCGCCGTACTGCACCGCTTCCCCGCGGCGCGTGTGCGCGAGACCGACGTGCGACTCGTCGCCTACGCGCTCGGCGGGATGATGGACGAACTCGTGCGGAAGCTCTTCACCACGCGCGACCCGCATCTCGTCTCGCTCGTCGCGGAAGTGGCCCCGACCGACGAGGCCTTCGCGGAGTTCGTCTCGCTCCTTTGGTATCGCGCCCTCTACGCGGCGGATCCCCTCGACGCGCGCTCGCCGCTCGGACCGCTCGCGCGCGCGGCGGCGCGGTAACCCATGGCCGGCCACGTCCAGACCGTACTCGGGCCGATCGCCCCCGACGCGCTCGGCCCCACGTTGCTGCATGAGCACGTGCTGTGCGACATCCGCCCGCCGGCCTGGCGCGGCGACGGGATGCGCGGCTACGACATCCCGCTCCCCGAGCGCTTCGCGATCGACTACGGCGAGGTGCACGCGCCCGGGAATCTCGTGCTCGACCAGGTGGATCTCGCGGCGGCCGAGCTCGCGCACCTGCGAGCGGACGGCGGGCGCAGCATCGTGGATCTGTCCTGTGGCGGCCTGCATCCCGATCCGCGAGGTCTCGCCGAGGTCTCGCGACGCGCCGACGTGCACATCGTCATGGGATGCGGTTGGTACGTCGACGACTATCAGGCGCCGGGGAACGCCGGGCGGACGGTGGAGAGCTTCGCGACGGAGATGCTCGGGCAGTTGCGCGACGGGGCGTGGGGCTCGGAGATCCGGGCGGGGATCATCGGCGAGATCGGATGCCAAGCGCCGTGGACCGCGCTGGAGCGGCGAGTGATGGAGGGCGCGGTGCTCGCGATGCAGGAGAGCGGCGCCGCGCTGACGATCCACCCGGGTCGGCATCCCGACCAGCCGCAGGAGGTCGCGGACTTCCTGCGGGGACGCGGCGTCCCCATGTCGCGGGTGGTGATGAGCCATCTGGATCGGACGATCTTCGACGACGACCGTCTCTTCCGCCTCGCGGACACCGGCATCGTGCTCGAGTTCGACCTCTTCGGGATGGAGACGACGTACTACAAGCTCGCCGACATCGACATGCCGAACGACGGCATGCGCGTCGCGACCCTCGGGCGGCTGAAGGCGCGCGGCCACCTGGACCAGATCGCGATCAGCCAGGACATCTGCTACCGCTCGCGGCTCAGCACGCTCGGTGGGCACGGGTACGGGCACCTCCTCCGGAACGTCGTGCCATTGATGCGTCGTCGCGGTTTCAGCGAGGCGGACGTCCAGCGGATCCTCGTCGAAACGCCGGCGCGCCTGCTCACGATCGGATGAGCGTACCGAACCCGCTCGTCGGACTCGCCGACGTCGCGCCGCGGCACCGCCGCCTCTCCGATCATGTGTCGCACGCGCCGCCCGACCGCGAAGCGGTGGTGGATGCGAACGCGCGGCTCACCTACGCCGCGCTCGATGCGGCGGTGCAACGGGCCGCGGCCGGCCTGCGCGAGCGGGGTGTGCGCGCGGGTGATCGCGTCGCGATGCTCACGGCACCGGGATCGGCATACTGGGTGGCGTTCCTCGCGACGGTCCGGATCGGAGCGACGTGGCTCGGGCTGAATCCGCGGAGCACGGCGTCGGAGCTCGCCGAGTCGCTGGACGATGCGCACCCCGCGTGCGTGATCGTCGCGCCGGGGACGGCGACGGAGGCGATCGACGACCCGTGGAGAGCGTGTGCCGTCGACCACGAGGACTTGCTCGCGGGCCCGCCGGCCGGGGTGCCCGACGTCTCCGATCCCGACGCACCGGCCCTCATCGTGTACACGTCGGGCTCGTCGGGAAAGCGGAAGGGCGCATGCCTTTCGCAGCGCGCGCTGCTGGCGGCGGGGCGACGAAGGGTCGCCGCCTGGGCGCACGGACCGTTCCGGACACTGCTCAACGTGCCGGTGAATCACATCGGCGGCGTGGGCGACCTGTCGGTGACGACGCTCGTCTCCGGCGGCACACTCATCTGCGTGCCGCGCTTCGATGCGGCGGACACGCTCGCGCTGATCGCTCGCGAGCGGGTGAGCTTCTGGTACCAGGTGCCGACGATGTTCGACCTGGTGCTCGCGAACGACGATCCGGCGCGCCACGACCTCACGTCGTTGCGCGCGGTGGTCTGGTCGGGCGGACCCGCGTCCGCCGCACTCGTCGCGCGGCTCGACGCGCTCTTCCCCGGGCGCCTCGGCACCGACTATAGCCAGACCGAGAGCGTCGGCGCCGTGACCATGGCGCCGCTCGGCGCACCCGCCGCGTCGTTGGTGGACGGCGCGGGCTGGCCCGACCCGACCCGGGAGGTGCGCCTCTCGTCCGAGGGCGAGGTGCTCGTGCGCGACGACATGCTGTTCAGCGGCTACCTCGACGCGCCCGACGCGACGGCGCGTGCGCTGCGCGACGGCTGGCTCCACACCGGCGACATCGGCGAGTGGCGGGCGGACGGCACGCTTCGGCTCATCGGGCGCACCTCCGAGATGTTCAAGTCGGGTGGCTACAACGTGTATCCGCGCGAGATCGAGATCGCGCTCGACGCGATGCCGGGCGTCGCGCGCGCGGTGGTGATCGCCCGCCCCGATCCGCTGTGGGGCGAGATCGGGCATGCGGTCGTGGAGCCGGACACAGGGGCCGTGCTCGACGCCGTGACGCTGCTCGATGCGCTCCGCGCGCGCTTGTCGCCCTACAAGGTCCCCAAGCGTCTCACCTTCCTCGCCTCGTTGCCGCTCCTCCCCATCGGGAAGGTCGACCGGCGCGCGGTCGCCGCGCTATTGCCGTAGCGACTGCTCCAGGTCCGCGGCGATGTACGCCATCACCGCCATCGCGGCGACCACTCGGCGCACCTCGGCCGGCTTGAGCTTGTCCGGCGTGTCCGCGTCAGTGTGATGGAACCAGAAGTACCGCGAGTCGTCGACGTTGAGGCCCATCCCCGGGACACCGGTCTGCATGATGGGCCCGATGTCCGCGCCGCCGCCCGAGGCCCCGATGGTGCCGGCCCCGATCGGTGCGAGCAGCGACCCGATCGCCTCGATGGCTGCGCGCGCGGCCGGCGGGCCGGTGAAGCCGAAGCCGGTGGGCGCGAAGACGCCGCCGTCCGACTCGATCGCGAGCTGGTGCACCTCGCGCTGGTGCTGGTCGCGGTACGCCGCGCCACCGCGACCCCCGTTCTCCTCGTTGGTCCACCCCACCACGCGGATCGTGCGCCGCGGCGTGAGGCCGAGGCGCTTGAGGAGCCGGATCGCCTCCCACGCGACGACCACGCCACCCCCGTCATCCATCGCGCCGCTGCCGACGTCCCACGAATCGATGTGGCCGCCCATCACCACGATCTCCGACGGCTTCTCACGGCCGACGAGCTCGCCCATCACGTTGTGGCTCTGCGCGTCCGGGAGCATCTGCGCGCTCATGCGCAGCGTGACGCGGACCTTCTCGCCGCGCGCGATCATCCGGCGGATCATCATCGCGTCCTCGGCGGTGACGCTCGCATGCGGGATGCGCGTGACGGTGGAGTCGTAGGCCATGTTGCCGGTGTGCGGCGTGCGCATGGAGTACGGGCCGGCGCTGCGGGCGAGCGAGGCCACCGCGCCGGCCTTCGCCGCGGCGATCGCGCCCTGCCGACGGAAGGCACCGTTGAACCCGTAGTCGCGCCATTCGGCGTCGTACAGCACGATCCGCCCCTTCGCCTCGCTCGCGCGGGCCGCGAGCTCCTCGAAGGTCCCGACGACCATCACCTCGGCGGTGATCCCGCCGGGCGGGGTCGCGATGCTGCCGCCGAGTCCGAGCATCGGAAGCGACATGCGACGGGGCGAGACGAGCTCGAGCGATTCCGCGCCACGGACCCAGTGCGGGACCATCACCGGATCCTTGCGGACGTTGGCGAGCCCGTCGGCCCGCATCGTCGCCGCGACCCAGTCGATCGCCTGCTCGAGCGCCGCCGAGCCGGAGAGGCGGTGCCCGAAGCGGTCGGAGAGCTCGGCGATGCGGTCCCAAGCGCCCACCGAGTCCGCCTCGGCCGCCGCGATGATCCGGTTCGCGACGTCGCGATAGCGGGCGGGGATGGCGTCCGGGGCCTGCGCCTCGAGAGGGGCAACGAGCGTCACCGCGAGGGCGACGAGGGCGGGAAGACGGTGGCGCATGGGGGCCTCTGGGAATGGACGGTCCCGCAATATCACGGCGCGGGAGACGACACGCCATCACGCGGTTCATCGAGTTCTAATGCAGGGGCCATCTCGACGACATCTTTCCGGTGCATGATGGGTCCGAAGATCGCCACCCTCCGAACCCGGAGCCTTCCGATGTCGCTTCACTCGCCCCTCGCGATCGCCGCGAGCGCGGTCCTCCTCGTATCCCGCGCGCTCGCTGGTCAGGGCACGCCCACCGTGCCTCCGGTCCGGCTCTCGCCGGCGAACGCGACGCACCCCGCCGAGTTCACCGTGGTCGCCGGCATGCGCGAGCTCTCCGACGGGCGCGTCCTCGTCACGGACGAGAAGGATGGTGTGCTCGTCGCCGTCGACTTCCGCGCGGGTACATCGCTCGCGGTCGGCCGCACGGGCAATGGCCCCGGCGAGTACCGACAGGTCGGGCGCCTCTGGCCGCTCGGAGGCGACTCGACCCTGCTCAAGGAACCGTTCGCGCCGCGCTGGCTCCTCTTGCGGGGCGTCGAGGTGGTCGCGACGCTCGGCCCCGGCGATCCGACCGTCCGCGCCGTGGGCATGATGCCCATCATGGGAAGCGACACGAGGGGCGGGATCGGCGTCGTGCAGTTCGGTCGAGACGCGAGCGGTCGGCCGACGCTCGACGACTCGCTGTTGCTCGTGCGCGTGGCGCGTCCGTCGCTCCGCGTCGACACGATCACGCGGCTCGGGTCGCCCACACAGTGGGAGCGTGGTGCGGGCGTGACGCCGTCACCTCCGGCGGTCGCCGCCGCGGGGGGCGGCGCCCCCGCGGAGCGCCGCTACGCTCTCGGGCTCCAGGTGCAGGATCAGGTCGCGGTCTTCGCCGACGGATGGATCGCCATCGCGCGAACGGATCCGTACCGAGTCGATTGGTGCGCGCCGGGCCGCGCCTGCGCGATCGGGCGCCCGCTCGACACGACACGACCGCCGATGTCCGCGCGCGAGCGTCAGGCGTACCTGCAGGCGATGCAGCAGATGCGCGGGTGGCCGCCCACCACGGATGTGTCGGCCGTGAGCGGCTGGCCGAACGTGATCCCGCCCTTCACCATGCCCTCGCAAAGGATCGACGGGAGCGCGGTGCTCGCGATGCCCGACGGACGACTGATGGTCGAACGACTCCCGACCGCGGAGTCACGGATGCGGCGATACGACATCGTCTCGCGTCGCGGCGAGATCGCGGGGCGTGTGCTGCTCCCCTTCGCCGAGCGGATCGTCGGCTTCGGAGCGCGGGCGGTGTACCTGGCGGTCGCCGATGCGGATGGCGTGGAGCGCTTGCGACGGCATGCGTGGCCGTGAGGCGCGCCGATTGACAATGGCCGAACGCGGGGTCCCCGGGTAGTTTCGCAGGCGTCCCCACCGCCTCCTCCCCGAGCCCCTGCATGCGCCGCCTCCTCGCCCTCGCACTCCTCCCCGCCGCCGCTCCGCTCTTCGCGCAGGTCCCGCTGACCGTCGGTCGCCCCGTCGAGCGGACGCTCGTCCGCGGCGACACGGCGCGCTACACCATCGATGCCGACTCCGGCATGCTGCTCCGCCTCACCGTCGAGCAGCGCTCGGTGAACGCGATCGTGCGCGTGATGGGACCGCGCAACGCGGCGCTGACCGTGCGGAACGAGCTGCGGCGCGGCACCGAGCGCGTCCAGGTCGAGACGGTCGCGAAGGGACCCCACGTCATCCAGGTGTTCCCCGACTCGGCGGGTGGCGAGTTCGTGCTCACGCTCGTCGCGCGAGAGCCGCTCTCGACCGACCCGAAGCGGCTCGTCGACCAGCTGCTGGCTCCCTGGGACCGTCGCGACGGGCCGGGGGCCGCCGTCGCCGTCTGGCGGGGCGGCCGCACGCTCTTCGCCAAGGGCTACGGCATGGCGAACCTCGCCTACGACGTGCCCTTCACCGCGGCGACGCCGACGAACATCGGCTCGACGTCGA encodes:
- a CDS encoding M20/M25/M40 family metallo-hydrolase, with amino-acid sequence MRHRLPALVALAVTLVAPLEAQAPDAIPARYRDVANRIIAAAEADSVGAWDRIAELSDRFGHRLSGSAALEQAIDWVAATMRADGLANVRKDPVMVPHWVRGAESLELVSPRRMSLPMLGLGGSIATPPGGITAEVMVVGTFEELAARASEAKGRIVLYDAEWRDYGFNGAFRRQGAIAAAKAGAVASLARSAGPYSMRTPHTGNMAYDSTVTRIPHASVTAEDAMMIRRMIARGEKVRVTLRMSAQMLPDAQSHNVMGELVGREKPSEIVVMGGHIDSWDVGSGAMDDGGGVVVAWEAIRLLKRLGLTPRRTIRVVGWTNEENGGRGGAAYRDQHQREVHQLAIESDGGVFAPTGFGFTGPPAARAAIEAIGSLLAPIGAGTIGASGGGADIGPIMQTGVPGMGLNVDDSRYFWFHHTDADTPDKLKPAEVRRVVAAMAVMAYIAADLEQSLRQ